In Columba livia isolate bColLiv1 breed racing homer chromosome 25, bColLiv1.pat.W.v2, whole genome shotgun sequence, the following proteins share a genomic window:
- the PPP2R2A gene encoding serine/threonine-protein phosphatase 2A 55 kDa regulatory subunit B alpha isoform isoform X3 has protein sequence MTEVKGAGGGNDIQWCFSQVKGAVDDDVAEADIISTVEFNHSGELLATGDKGGRVVIFQQEQENKTQSHSRGEYNVYSTFQSHEPEFDYLKSLEIEEKINKIRWLPQKNAAQFLLSTNDKTIKLWKISERDKRPEGYNLKEEDGRYRDPTTVTTLRVPVFRPMDLMVEASPRRIFANAHTYHINSISINSDYETYLSADDLRINLWHLEITDRSFNIVDIKPANMEELTEVITAAEFHPNSCNTFVYSSSKGTIRLCDMRASALCDRHSKLFEEPEDPSNRSFFSEIISSISDVKFSHSGRYMMTRDYLSVKIWDLNMENRPVETYQVHEYLRSKLCSLYENDCIFDKFECCWNGSDSIVMTGSYNNFFRMFDRNTKRDITLEASRENNKPRTVLKPRKVCASGKRKKDEISVDSLDFNKKILHTAWHPKENIIAVATTNNLYIFQDKMN, from the exons CGGATATAATTTCTACAGTAGAATTTAACCATTCTGGAGAGTTGTTAGCAACAGGAGACAAAGGAGGTAGAGTTGTCATCTTTCAACAGGAGCAGGAG aaCAAAACCCAGTCTCACAGTAGAGGAGAATACAATGTTTACAGTACCTTTCAAAGCCATGAACCAGAGTTCGACTACTTGAAAAGTTTAGAAATTGAAGAGAAGATCAACAAAATTAGGTGGTTACCCCAGAAAAATGCTGCTCAGTTTTTATTGTCTACAAATG ATAAAACAATAAAGTTATGGAAAATCAGTGAAAGGGACAAAAGACCAGAAGGTTATAATTTAAAGGAAGAAGATGGACGGTATAGGGATCCTACTACAGTTACAACACTACGG GTGCCAGTATTCAGGCCCATGGACCTCATGGTTGAAGCTAGTCCACGAAGAATATTTGCCAATGCTCACACGTATCACATCAATTCCATCTCCATTAATAGCGATTATGAAACGTACTTATCTGCAGATGACTTGCGGATTAACCTGTGGCACCTAGAAATTACAGACAGAAGTTTTA ATATTGTAGATATTAAGCCTGCCAACATGGAAGAGCTCACAGAGGTGATAACAGCTGCCGAGTTCCACCCAAACAGCTGTAATACGTTTGTATACAGCAGCAGTAAAGGAACGATTCGTCTCTGCGACATGAGAGCATCAGCACTCTGTGACAGGCATTCAAAAT TGTTTGAAGAGCCAGAAGATCCTAGCAACAGatcatttttctctgaaatcatCTCTTCCATATCTGATGTCAAATTTAGCCATAGTGGTCGATATATGATGACTAGAGATTATCTGTCAGTGAAGATCTGGGatttaaatatggaaaataGACCTGTGGAAACATACCAG gtgCATGAATACCTCAGAAGTAAACTTTGTTCACTGTATGAGAATGATTGCATTTTTGACAAATTTGAATGCTGTTGGAACGGATCAGACAG CATTGTCATGACAGGATCTTACAACAACTTCTTCAGAATGTTTGACAGAAACACAAAGCGAGACATCACCCTAGAGGCATCCCGGGAAAACAATAAACCCCGTACGGTTTTGAAGCCCCGCAAAGTATGCGCGAGTGGTAAGCGAAAGAAGGATGAAATCAGCGTCGACAGCCTAGACTTCAACAAGAAGATTCTACACACAGCCTGGCATCCCAAGGAAAACATCATCGCTGTAGCTACTACAAACAACTTGTATATATTTCAAGACAAAATGAATTAG
- the PPP2R2A gene encoding serine/threonine-protein phosphatase 2A 55 kDa regulatory subunit B alpha isoform isoform X4: MAGAGGGNDIQWCFSQVKGAVDDDVAEADIISTVEFNHSGELLATGDKGGRVVIFQQEQENKTQSHSRGEYNVYSTFQSHEPEFDYLKSLEIEEKINKIRWLPQKNAAQFLLSTNDKTIKLWKISERDKRPEGYNLKEEDGRYRDPTTVTTLRVPVFRPMDLMVEASPRRIFANAHTYHINSISINSDYETYLSADDLRINLWHLEITDRSFNIVDIKPANMEELTEVITAAEFHPNSCNTFVYSSSKGTIRLCDMRASALCDRHSKLFEEPEDPSNRSFFSEIISSISDVKFSHSGRYMMTRDYLSVKIWDLNMENRPVETYQVHEYLRSKLCSLYENDCIFDKFECCWNGSDSIVMTGSYNNFFRMFDRNTKRDITLEASRENNKPRTVLKPRKVCASGKRKKDEISVDSLDFNKKILHTAWHPKENIIAVATTNNLYIFQDKMN, encoded by the exons CGGATATAATTTCTACAGTAGAATTTAACCATTCTGGAGAGTTGTTAGCAACAGGAGACAAAGGAGGTAGAGTTGTCATCTTTCAACAGGAGCAGGAG aaCAAAACCCAGTCTCACAGTAGAGGAGAATACAATGTTTACAGTACCTTTCAAAGCCATGAACCAGAGTTCGACTACTTGAAAAGTTTAGAAATTGAAGAGAAGATCAACAAAATTAGGTGGTTACCCCAGAAAAATGCTGCTCAGTTTTTATTGTCTACAAATG ATAAAACAATAAAGTTATGGAAAATCAGTGAAAGGGACAAAAGACCAGAAGGTTATAATTTAAAGGAAGAAGATGGACGGTATAGGGATCCTACTACAGTTACAACACTACGG GTGCCAGTATTCAGGCCCATGGACCTCATGGTTGAAGCTAGTCCACGAAGAATATTTGCCAATGCTCACACGTATCACATCAATTCCATCTCCATTAATAGCGATTATGAAACGTACTTATCTGCAGATGACTTGCGGATTAACCTGTGGCACCTAGAAATTACAGACAGAAGTTTTA ATATTGTAGATATTAAGCCTGCCAACATGGAAGAGCTCACAGAGGTGATAACAGCTGCCGAGTTCCACCCAAACAGCTGTAATACGTTTGTATACAGCAGCAGTAAAGGAACGATTCGTCTCTGCGACATGAGAGCATCAGCACTCTGTGACAGGCATTCAAAAT TGTTTGAAGAGCCAGAAGATCCTAGCAACAGatcatttttctctgaaatcatCTCTTCCATATCTGATGTCAAATTTAGCCATAGTGGTCGATATATGATGACTAGAGATTATCTGTCAGTGAAGATCTGGGatttaaatatggaaaataGACCTGTGGAAACATACCAG gtgCATGAATACCTCAGAAGTAAACTTTGTTCACTGTATGAGAATGATTGCATTTTTGACAAATTTGAATGCTGTTGGAACGGATCAGACAG CATTGTCATGACAGGATCTTACAACAACTTCTTCAGAATGTTTGACAGAAACACAAAGCGAGACATCACCCTAGAGGCATCCCGGGAAAACAATAAACCCCGTACGGTTTTGAAGCCCCGCAAAGTATGCGCGAGTGGTAAGCGAAAGAAGGATGAAATCAGCGTCGACAGCCTAGACTTCAACAAGAAGATTCTACACACAGCCTGGCATCCCAAGGAAAACATCATCGCTGTAGCTACTACAAACAACTTGTATATATTTCAAGACAAAATGAATTAG
- the PPP2R2A gene encoding serine/threonine-protein phosphatase 2A 55 kDa regulatory subunit B alpha isoform isoform X2, translating to MFLKFSLRSVFYGAGGGNDIQWCFSQVKGAVDDDVAEADIISTVEFNHSGELLATGDKGGRVVIFQQEQENKTQSHSRGEYNVYSTFQSHEPEFDYLKSLEIEEKINKIRWLPQKNAAQFLLSTNDKTIKLWKISERDKRPEGYNLKEEDGRYRDPTTVTTLRVPVFRPMDLMVEASPRRIFANAHTYHINSISINSDYETYLSADDLRINLWHLEITDRSFNIVDIKPANMEELTEVITAAEFHPNSCNTFVYSSSKGTIRLCDMRASALCDRHSKLFEEPEDPSNRSFFSEIISSISDVKFSHSGRYMMTRDYLSVKIWDLNMENRPVETYQVHEYLRSKLCSLYENDCIFDKFECCWNGSDSIVMTGSYNNFFRMFDRNTKRDITLEASRENNKPRTVLKPRKVCASGKRKKDEISVDSLDFNKKILHTAWHPKENIIAVATTNNLYIFQDKMN from the exons CGGATATAATTTCTACAGTAGAATTTAACCATTCTGGAGAGTTGTTAGCAACAGGAGACAAAGGAGGTAGAGTTGTCATCTTTCAACAGGAGCAGGAG aaCAAAACCCAGTCTCACAGTAGAGGAGAATACAATGTTTACAGTACCTTTCAAAGCCATGAACCAGAGTTCGACTACTTGAAAAGTTTAGAAATTGAAGAGAAGATCAACAAAATTAGGTGGTTACCCCAGAAAAATGCTGCTCAGTTTTTATTGTCTACAAATG ATAAAACAATAAAGTTATGGAAAATCAGTGAAAGGGACAAAAGACCAGAAGGTTATAATTTAAAGGAAGAAGATGGACGGTATAGGGATCCTACTACAGTTACAACACTACGG GTGCCAGTATTCAGGCCCATGGACCTCATGGTTGAAGCTAGTCCACGAAGAATATTTGCCAATGCTCACACGTATCACATCAATTCCATCTCCATTAATAGCGATTATGAAACGTACTTATCTGCAGATGACTTGCGGATTAACCTGTGGCACCTAGAAATTACAGACAGAAGTTTTA ATATTGTAGATATTAAGCCTGCCAACATGGAAGAGCTCACAGAGGTGATAACAGCTGCCGAGTTCCACCCAAACAGCTGTAATACGTTTGTATACAGCAGCAGTAAAGGAACGATTCGTCTCTGCGACATGAGAGCATCAGCACTCTGTGACAGGCATTCAAAAT TGTTTGAAGAGCCAGAAGATCCTAGCAACAGatcatttttctctgaaatcatCTCTTCCATATCTGATGTCAAATTTAGCCATAGTGGTCGATATATGATGACTAGAGATTATCTGTCAGTGAAGATCTGGGatttaaatatggaaaataGACCTGTGGAAACATACCAG gtgCATGAATACCTCAGAAGTAAACTTTGTTCACTGTATGAGAATGATTGCATTTTTGACAAATTTGAATGCTGTTGGAACGGATCAGACAG CATTGTCATGACAGGATCTTACAACAACTTCTTCAGAATGTTTGACAGAAACACAAAGCGAGACATCACCCTAGAGGCATCCCGGGAAAACAATAAACCCCGTACGGTTTTGAAGCCCCGCAAAGTATGCGCGAGTGGTAAGCGAAAGAAGGATGAAATCAGCGTCGACAGCCTAGACTTCAACAAGAAGATTCTACACACAGCCTGGCATCCCAAGGAAAACATCATCGCTGTAGCTACTACAAACAACTTGTATATATTTCAAGACAAAATGAATTAG
- the PPP2R2A gene encoding serine/threonine-protein phosphatase 2A 55 kDa regulatory subunit B alpha isoform isoform X5 codes for MDLMVEASPRRIFANAHTYHINSISINSDYETYLSADDLRINLWHLEITDRSFNIVDIKPANMEELTEVITAAEFHPNSCNTFVYSSSKGTIRLCDMRASALCDRHSKLFEEPEDPSNRSFFSEIISSISDVKFSHSGRYMMTRDYLSVKIWDLNMENRPVETYQVHEYLRSKLCSLYENDCIFDKFECCWNGSDSIVMTGSYNNFFRMFDRNTKRDITLEASRENNKPRTVLKPRKVCASGKRKKDEISVDSLDFNKKILHTAWHPKENIIAVATTNNLYIFQDKMN; via the exons ATGGACCTCATGGTTGAAGCTAGTCCACGAAGAATATTTGCCAATGCTCACACGTATCACATCAATTCCATCTCCATTAATAGCGATTATGAAACGTACTTATCTGCAGATGACTTGCGGATTAACCTGTGGCACCTAGAAATTACAGACAGAAGTTTTA ATATTGTAGATATTAAGCCTGCCAACATGGAAGAGCTCACAGAGGTGATAACAGCTGCCGAGTTCCACCCAAACAGCTGTAATACGTTTGTATACAGCAGCAGTAAAGGAACGATTCGTCTCTGCGACATGAGAGCATCAGCACTCTGTGACAGGCATTCAAAAT TGTTTGAAGAGCCAGAAGATCCTAGCAACAGatcatttttctctgaaatcatCTCTTCCATATCTGATGTCAAATTTAGCCATAGTGGTCGATATATGATGACTAGAGATTATCTGTCAGTGAAGATCTGGGatttaaatatggaaaataGACCTGTGGAAACATACCAG gtgCATGAATACCTCAGAAGTAAACTTTGTTCACTGTATGAGAATGATTGCATTTTTGACAAATTTGAATGCTGTTGGAACGGATCAGACAG CATTGTCATGACAGGATCTTACAACAACTTCTTCAGAATGTTTGACAGAAACACAAAGCGAGACATCACCCTAGAGGCATCCCGGGAAAACAATAAACCCCGTACGGTTTTGAAGCCCCGCAAAGTATGCGCGAGTGGTAAGCGAAAGAAGGATGAAATCAGCGTCGACAGCCTAGACTTCAACAAGAAGATTCTACACACAGCCTGGCATCCCAAGGAAAACATCATCGCTGTAGCTACTACAAACAACTTGTATATATTTCAAGACAAAATGAATTAG